Part of the uncultured Cohaesibacter sp. genome is shown below.
AAAGCCGATCCCGACAAGGCACCGCCAACTATTCTGCTGCTTCCGACATTGTCATTGGCCAGGTCTTTGCCACCATGGTCAGCACGTCATATTGCGCCACCACCTCGTCTCTCTGGTTGGTCACCTGACAATCCCAGCGGACTTCCCCATGGTCGGCATTCTCCCGAGGGTTGATCTCCTTGCAGGTCAGGCGAACCCCGAGGCTATCGCCAAAATAGACCGGCATCATGAAACGCAGATTGTCGACGCCATAGTTCGCCAGCACCGGCCCCGGTTCCGGATCGACGAACAACCCGGCGGCGAAGGAGGCGATGAGATAGCCGTGCGCCACGCGATCCTCAAAGAAGGGATTGGCTTTCGCCGCGTCGCTGTCCATGTGGGCATAGAAGGTATCGCCGGTGAAATGGGCAAAGTGTTCGACATCAGCCTCAGTCACGTCTCGTCTGGCCGTGACGATCTGATCGCCGATGCGGAGGTCGGCCAGCGACTTGCGGAAGGGATGAATATCCTGTTGCGCAGGTGCGCCTTCCACCCATTGACCGGTGACCGCCGACAGCATCGACGGCGGCCCCTGAATGGCAGACCGCTGCATGAAATGCTTGACCCCGCGCATACCGCCCATTTCCTCGCCGCCACCTGCGCGACCGGGGCCGCCGTGGACAAGCGGAGCCAACGGTGAGCCATGCCCCGTGGAGCTTTTGGCCGACGCGCGGTTGCCGATCATCACCCGACCATGGAAGGACGCCAATCCGGTCGCCATTTTGGCAGCAAGACCAGCGTCATCGGTAAAGACCGACGAGACAAGCGAGCCGCGCCCCTTGCGAGCCAGTGTGATGGCTTCCTCGGGGGCGTCATACGGCATCAGTGTCGCCACCGGCCCGAAAGCCTCGACCCCGTGCACAGCTTCAGACGACAGAGGGTTGGCACAGCGCAACAGCACAGGCGCCATGAAGGCACCCGCCACATCGTCGCCGGAGACCAGTGCGCAGCTGTCGGGATCACCGGCAACGATCTCCGCTTCGGTCATCAGTTCGCGGACGCGGACACGGACAGTTTCACGGTCCCGCAGCGAGACGAGTGCCCCCATACGCACGGATGGATCGGAAGGCAGGCCGATCGGCACCTGCCCGAGCCGCGCCTTGAGCGCATCGACCACAGCTGCTTCATGCGCACGGGGCACCAAGATGCGGCGGATCGCAGTGCATTTCTGCCCTGCCTTGGCCGTCATCTCGCGGGCAACCTCGCGCACGAACAGATCGAACTCTGGCGTGCCCGGACCGGCATCTCCCCCCAGCACCGACGCATTGAGACTGTCCGCCTCCATGGTGAAGCGAACGGAATTGGCAATGATGGACGACTTCGCCTTGAGCCTCTGCCCTGTCGTCGCCGAGCCGGTGAAGGTCACAACATCCTGCTCGGTCACATGGTCCAGAAGATCTCGCGGATCGCCAGTGACGATCTGCAACGCTCCATCGGGAAGAAGGCCGGTCTCCAGCATACGCCGCACGACCAGTTCCGTAAGATAGGCCGTCTGGGTCGCTGGCTTGACCAGACACGGCATGCCGGCAATCAGGGACGGCGCGATTTTCTCCAGCATCCCCCAGACCGGGAAGTTGTAGGCATTGATATGAATGGCCACTCCTTCCATCGGCGAGAGAATGTGCTGGCCCATGAAGCTTGCGTCCCGCGACAACACTTCAACCGGGCCTTCGGTCAGCACGCGGGCATTGGGAAACTCCCGCCGGGCCTTGGAAGCGAAAGTCAGCATCGTGCCGATGCCGCCTTCGATGTCGGGCCAGGAATCCGCGCGCGTGGCCCCTGTGGCAAAGCTTTCCTCGTAGAACTCTTCCTTGAGGTCCATCAGCTTTAGCCCCAGAGCCTTGAGCATCAGCGCCCGTTGATGGATCGTCATGGCCCTGAGGGCTGGTCCACCAACAGCGCGGCCCCATTCAAGAGCGCCCCCAAGATCAAGTCCCTCGGTGCTGATCAGGGCATGGACTGCTCCCGTCGCCGCATTGGCCACAGGCTCTCCCTCACCTTCACCTGTACGCCAGGCGCCGGCAACATAGCTTTCCAGACGGCGTGGTGACAGGGTCACGTCCTTCATGCGCTTTCCTTCCATTTCACTTCGATTTAGCGGATTTTGAGAGCAGCAAGCTGCGCTTGGGCAGCTTGGGTCCATTCTTCAAGCTGATCCTTGTTGGAGCGATGACGAAGCCCCATGCGGGCCAGCCGCTCAAAACGCCCGGACCCGACCGCGCCAAAGCTGTCCGCAACCCTTGGGAACCAGTAGTCCACGGAAGCTGTGGCCTCTGAGCGCCCGTCTTCGGTTGCGCAGATTTCGACAAGCCCGACACGCCCCAGTTCCTTGTGCCGCGCCTCGACGGGGATGATGTCCCTGATCTCATCGGCAAGCGGGATATAGGAGACCTGAGCCAGTTCCCTCAGCTGAATACCCGTTGCAAGCCCCATCAAGAGGTTCATCACGCAGGCATCCGTCCAGCTGATCAGCGGTGCGTGAAAGACGGACAGACGCATGTCTCCACCCTGACGGCGCGGGTCGACGTTTGCATCCCTCGGCTGACGGGTGGCCCAATCATGCGCCCGGTTATAGAGCGCCTTGTCGGTACCGAAGTCTTCCATGAGGTCGAGCACCTTCTCGGCACTGGCTGCCTTTTCCAGCACAATCCGGCTGGCGGCGATGCGCTGGGAAATTCCTGGAGCCCAGTTGATGGCATCGGCAAACCCCGCCGATCCTGCCAGCTCGCTGTCGACAAAGGAGGACATCAGCCGCAACAGTTCGGCGCGATAGCGTGGCGGCACATTGTCCGGCGAGGACAGTTTGCCACCCCCGGCCAGATAGTCCTCGATGGACATCGTGTCAGCGTCATTCATCATAGCTCAGCACCACCTTGTCGGATACGGGAACACACTGGCACGAGAGCACATAGCCCGCCCGTACCTCGTAGTCCTCGAGTGCATGGTTGACTGCCATCTCGACCTCCCCTTCCAGAACGCGGGCACGACAGGTCGAACAGACCCCGGCCTTGCAGGAGTAAGGCGCATCCATGTCATTGGCCACGGCGGCATCAAGGATCGAATTGCCGTCCTTGGGCATGGTAAAACTGCGGGTGGCGCCATCAAGCGTCACGGATACCGCACAGCTGTTGCCGGTCACTGAGGTCTCTCTGGAAACCGCCGGTTTCACCGCCCTACCGGGCTGGGAAGAGGCAAACAGCTCGAACTTGATCTGCTCGTCGGCAATGCCATGCTTGCGCAGATTCTCGGCTATGGTCAGCATCAGCGCTTCCGGGCCGCAGATGAAGGCCGTATCCACGCTCTCTGCGTCGATCCAGAGATCGAACAGCGCATCGAGCTTATGGTCATCGATCCGTCCCGTGAAGAGGTCTATCTCCTGTCCTTCGCTCTTGAGGATATGGATCACCGACAAGCGGCCAAGATAGATATTCTTCAGGTCCTCGAGTTCCTCGCGGAACATGATGGAATGCATCTGCCGGTTGGCATAGACCAGCGTGAAGGTCGACTGGGGCTCGCGGGTCAGAATCGTCTTGATGATCGAGATCACCGGCGTGATGCCGGACCCTGCGGCAAAGCCGAGATAGGTCTTGGCAGCAGCCGGATCGATCGGGGTGAAGAAACGGCCCATTGGCGGCATGGCATCGATATGGTCGCCGACCTTGACCTCTTCATTGGCCCAGGTCGAGAAAGCCCCACCCTCAACGCGCTTGATCCCCACCTTGAGGCAGCCGTCATCAACGCCCGAACAGATGGAATAGGAGCGGCGCAGCTCTTCTGCGCCAAACATCCGGCGGAAGGTCAGATATTGCCCTTGCGTGAAGGCAAAGGCCTCGGCGTCGGCCGGATCCGGTTTCAGGGTCAGGACCACAGCGTCGCGGGTCTCGCGTCGCACATCGGTCACTTCAAGCGGAGTAAATCGTGACATGGCAAGCCTCTCCTCTAAGGCTCAGATGCATTTGAAATAGTCAAAGGGTTCCAGACAGTCCTTGCAGCGCCAGGAGGCCTTGCATGGGGTCGAACCAAACTGGCTGACCCGCTCGGTATGGGTAGATCCGCAGCGCGGGCAGGCGACCACCAGATTGCCCTTGCCAGTCATGCGGCGGGCGCGGGCAGCCATCACGCCACTGGCGGATGTTCCGTCAATCGGCGGCGCGATGCCAAAGGCGCGAAGCTTCTCGCGCGCCTCGGCTGTGACCCAGTCGCTGGTCCATGGCGGTGACAGGCGCCGTTCAAGCCGCAGCTTGTCCGTGCCCTTCGCGCGCAGCTTTTCCTCGATGGCGAGATCGATCACCGCTGTGGCCGGGCAACCCGAGTAGGTCGGAGTAACGGCAACAACGAGCGTGTCACCGTCATAATGCACCGACCGGACGATCCCCAGTTCCGTAACGGAGACAACGGGGATCTCCGGGTCAGGCACCTCGGCCAACCAGCGCCAGACGACGTCGACAGTCGGCAGCACCGCGGATGTGTTGAGGGTTGCTGCCATGGTTCTACCAACTGGCTCCCGGATAGGCCCTCTGCAGGAACTGCATTTCGGCCAGAATATAACCAAGATGCTCCGTGTGCCGTCCCAGATTTCCCCCGGTCTGGGCAAAGCCTGCAGGCCCCGGCACATCGAGCGTAGCCTCGGAAAAGACCGAGCGGACCGTTTCATCCCACTCCTTGCGCAAGTCGCAAGGTCTGGGTGCAATCCCTGCGGCCGCCATGGCGTCATCGACGGCGTCAGTCACAAACATCTCGTCCACATAGGGCCAAAGCTGTTCGACGGCGGCCTGCATGCGCCGATGGCTTTCCTCCGTTCCATCGCCAAGCCGGACGACCAGATCCGATGAGCGCTCCAGATGATAGCTGGACTCCTTGACGGCCTTGGCAGCAATTTCGGCCACCCGTGGACTGGCCGATCGCGTCAACCATTCCAGCATCAGGTGATGGCGGGCATCGAACAGGAACTGCCGCATCAGCGTGAGCCCCATGTCCCCATTTGGCAGCTCGCAGAGCAGAAGATTGCGGAATTGCAGCGCATCGCGCAAATAGGCCAATGCGTCCGCGTCCCTGCCCTTGCCTTCCACCTCACCGGCGAGCCCCAGCCACATCTGGGTGTGGCCGATGAGGTCCAGTGCCGTATTGGCCATGGCGATGTCTTCTTCCAGCGCGGGCGCATGTCCGCACCATTCCGATACCCGGTGGCCCAGAATGAGTGCATTGTCTCCCATCCGGCAGAGCCACGCAAAGAAGGCTGGCGCCAGTGCCGCATCGGCGACAAAGGCGTCCTCGACCGGGTTCGAAACAGCTTGCACGGTCGTTTTATTCATACCTTCCGCGCTCATCACATATGCCCCACTTCATCGGGAATATCGAAGAAGGTCGGGTGCCGATAGGCCTTGGTCTCGGCCGGATCGAACAGTGGCCCCTTCTCGGACGGGCTCGATGCGGTGATGTCGTTGGACTTCACCACCCAGATCGAAACGCCTTCCTTGCGACGGGTATAGACGTCACGGGCATGGTGGATCGCCATTTCGGCATCCGGCGCATGCAGGCTTCCCACATGGCGATGGTTCAGCCCGTGCTGCCCGCGAATGAAGACTTCCCACAGTGGCCATTCTTTTCTAGACATGATTTTCCTCCCCAAATTTTCCGATTACTCGGCAGCCGTCGTCGCCACCATTCGGCGATGGGCGGCCTTTTCCGCGTGTGCATAAAGCCCTTCCCGGAACCACTCCCCATCATCCCAGGCCTTGACGCGCGCGCCCAGACGTTCACGGTTGCACGGGCCATTGCCCTTGATCACCTCGAAGAACTCGGACCAGTCCGGCTCGCTGAAGTCGTAACCGCCCTTTTCCTCGTTCCACTTGAGATTTTCGTCCGGAATGGAAAGGCCGAGATAATGGGCTTGCGGCACGGTCTGATCGACAAACTTCTGTCTCAGTTCATCGTTGGTGTTGATCTTGATCTTCCAGGCCATGGACTGGGCGGAATGGACGGACTCGGCATCGGAAGGACCGAACATCATCAGTGACGGATACCAGAAGCGGTTGAGCGCATCCTGCGCCATTTCCTTCTGCGCCGGAGTGCCTGCGGCCATCTTCATCATGATCGCGTAGCCCTGACGTTGGTGGAAACTCTCTTCCTTGCAGATGCGGATCATCGCCCGGCTATAGGGTCCGTAGGAGGTCCGCTGCAACGGCACCTGGTTCATGATCGCAGCGCCGTCAACCAGCCAGCCCACCGCTCCCATGTCGGCCCAATTCAGGGTGGGGTAGTTGAAGATCGAGCTGTATTTCATGGCACCCGAGTGAAGCTTCTCCATCAGATCGTCACGGCTGACACCAAGCGTTTCCGCCGCCGAATAGAGATAGAGCCCGTGCCCGGCCTCGTCCTGCACCTTGGCCAGCAGGATCGCCTTGCGTTCCAGTGTCGGTGCGCGGGTGATCCAGTTGCCTTCCGGCAGCTGACCGACGATTTCGGAATGGGCGTGCTGTCCGATCTGGCGGATCAGCGTCTTGCGATAGCCTTCCGGCATCCATTCCTTGGGTTCGATCTTTTCGCCCCGGTCGATCCGGTCCTGAAAAGCCAGTTCTTCAGGCGACATCTCGTCCCGAGACTTCATTCCTTCCGATTTCACCATCTGAGCATACATGTCCGACCTCCTCTTCAGACGCGTTCCAGAATGATAGCGATGCCCTGCCCAACCCCGACGCACATGGTGCAAAGCGCATAACGCCCACCCGTGCGGTGGAGCTGGTAGGTGGAGTGCAGCACAAGCCGCGCGCCCGACATCCCCAGCGGATGACCCATGGCGATCGCGCCGCCATTGGCATTGATGTGAGCCCCGTCCTCGGGCAAACCGAGTTCGCGCAAGACGGCCAGCGACTGCGCCGCGAAGGCTTCGTTGAGTTCGATAACATCCATCTGATCAAGCGACAGCCCGGCCCGTTCCAGAACCCGCCGGGTCGCAGGCACCGGCCCGATCCCCATCACCCGGGGGGGAACCCCTGCTGCTGCCATGGCGACAATGCGCGCCTTGGGCGTCAATCCATTGGCCTGAGCCGCTGTCTCGGAAGCAACAATCACGCCCGCTGCGCCGTCATTGACACCCGAGGCATTGCCTGCAGTGACCGTCAGCTCGGGTCCGTTCACACCGCGCAGCTTTGCCAGCGTTTCAACGCTGGTGTCCGGCCGGGGATGTTCGTCGGTATCGATGATGATCGGATCTCCCTTGCGGCGAGGGATGGTGACCGGCACAATTTCATCGGCAAAGATCCCGGCCTTCTGGGCAACATCCCAGCGGCGCTGGCTTTCTGCGGCAAACCGATCCTGATCCGCGCGCGAAATGCCATAGTCGGCCGCCACATTGTCCGCCGTTTCCGGCATGCTGTGGGTACCATGAACCTTGTGCAATGCGGCATTCTTGAAACGCCAGCCGATGGTCGTGTCATACATTTCGGCATTGCGGGAAAAGGGGCTGATCGCCTTGGCCACCACGAACGGTGCACGGCTCATGCTCTCGACACCACCTGCCACCAGAATGTCGCCATCACCGGAGCGGATCGTTCTGGCCGCCAGCCCGATGGCATCCATGCCGGAGCCGCAAAGCCGATTGACCGTCGTTCCCGGAACCTCGACAGGCAGGCCAGCCAGCAGCACGGCCATACGGGCGACATTGCGATTGTCCTCGCCCGCCTGATTGGCGCAGCCTAGGATCACGTCATCAACGCGCTCCCAGTCCATTTGCGGATTGCGCTCGAGCAGCGCCTTCAATGGAACTGCGGCCAGATCGTCTGCTCGCACCTCGGACAAGGCGCCCCCATATCGCCCGATCGGCGTCCGCACTGCGTCGCAAACAAAAGCTTCCGACATTCAAACCTCCCCCCCTGAGATCTCGCATCGGCCTCATTAATTAACCGACCGTTCGTTCTACATTAAGGCAAGGAGACCATTGTGCGCAACAGCTTTCAAGCAGTCTTTCGGATGAGAAAGCCGCTCCGCTTACCCAACATTGGTATAAGAAAAATTCAACGTGTTGAATGTATTGACATTTTCCTGCAGCGAAAACGCGGCAGAAAATCCACATTTCTGCCATGGTCGCCCTCAGCCTGAACCCCATGGCCCGCAACGACACATGACGACAGGAACCGTTCAAAAGCGCAGTACCGGGCTTTTGGAAGGCAACAGGCTGCTATGAAAGGGGAATCACGATTGAACGACCGGTCATTCACCAGAACCGTATTTGCATCTAGCGGACTTCCCTTGCCAGCTTGCCAGCAAAGCCAAGCAGCAGCGCTCCGGAGACCGTGCGGAAGACGCGATACCGGCGCTGGGTCAGGAAGCGTCCACGCAACAGCGAGGCCAGTGTCGAATAGCTGAAGAGGGATCCGATTGAGATGGCACAGAATGTTGAAACCAGAATGACCGCCTGCGGCAGGACTGGCCGACTGGCATCCATCACCTGCGGGAAAATCGCCACGAAGAACAGCACCGCCTTGGGATTGGATACCGCCAAGGTGAAGGCCTCGATAAAAAGCTGTCTTGCCGGCACCCCGCGACGCGCCTCGCCTGACAGGTCCAGCTCTTCCCGCACAAAAATCAGCTTCAACCCGAGCCAGACCAGATAGCCGACACCCAACCAATGGAACAGGGTCCAGAGCAGTTCCGACGCCATGACGAATGTCGCCACCCCTCCGGCGCAGAAACCGCCAGCAACGGCCAGCCCGAGCGCATTGCCCAGAATGGTGGGAATGGTTTTTCTCAGTCCCAACTGGGTGGCTCTTCGGATGGTATTGAGAATGGCGGGACCCGGCGTGACGATATTGGTGGTGGCGATGGCAACGAAAGACAGCCAGACAACGAAATCCATTGGAAAATCCCGAAGATAAATCAGAGGTGGGAAAATACCCTAGTTGCAACCATGCCCCATGTCCAGCAGTTTGCCCAGCAGGAAAATGCAGCGGGCAGCGCATGTCGGCATGCCTCGCAAAGGTCGCTGCGGCGGATCCTGTTTCCCTGGTGGCTATTCCCGTTTGACAGGACCGGATGTTGCCGATAAACCCGGCCAACGGTTCCTGATTTGGACGATGTGCAGCGGCTGTGGCAGCTCTGGCACGGAAAGGGTCGACATGGCGATACTTCTCATTCACGCAGGCGGCACCATCGGCATGGTTGAGAGCGACGAGGGATTTTCCCCGGCCCAAGGCGTGGTCGAGGATCATGTCAACCAGCAAGTGGCTGAAGGGCTCTTCCCGCCCATGGACATCATACGCCTTGATCCGCTGATCGACAGCGCCAACGCCACGCCCCATGACTGGCACCGTATCGCCATCACGATTGCCGAAAAAATGGAGGCCTATGATGGTTTCATCGTGGCCCATGGCACCGATACTCTGGCCTACACGGCGGCTGCCCTGACCTTTGCCCTCGAGGGTCTTGCCAAACCCGTCATTCTGACCGGAGCAATGCTGCCGATCGGGGTAGAAGGCTCGGACGGACCGGAAAATCTCGCGGCCTCGGTCTCCCATGTGCAGAAGGCCCCCGCCGGTGTCTGGGTCCAGTTTGCCGGCCGCCATCTGCATGGCTCGCGCGTTCGCAAGTCCCATTCCCGCCAGTTTGATGCCTTTGCTGCCGATCCGGGAGAATATCCGCCGCTGCGCTCTGGCCCGGCCTTTCGCCTGCATCAGCCGCGGCCCTGGAATATCGTCATTCTCGCCGTTGCGCCTGGCATGTCTGACAATGTCGCCCGCTACGCTGCCGAAACCTGTGACGGCATTGTCCTTCGCTGCTATGGCTCCGGCACCGTGCCCCATAGCGAGGGATTGGAGAAGGCACTGGCAACCGCATGGCAAAGAGGCTGCCCGGTGTTTGCCGTCAGTCAGTGCCCGGAAGGCGGGCTGGCGCTCGGTACCTACGCCGCCGGTGCCGTACTCAAGAAATACAACGTCATCGACGGGCGCGACATCACCCTTGAAGCCGCCTATGCCAAGCTGGTGTTCATCCTCTCGCAGGAGGCCAATTTCGACCGTCAACGCCAGATGCTGCAGACGCCGTTGGCCGGTGAGATGCACACGGCCAATTAAGAGGAGCCCCTCGCCTCCCTTCACGCCACCCCCAGGAAACAGCAAAGGCCGGAGAGCATCCCTCCGGCCTTTTTGTTCATCAGCAGTGTCGTTCCTGCTACGGCCTGTTACTTGGCGACCTTGGCCTTGATGGCGGCCACTTCATCAGCCTGCATCATACCGGTGGTTTCAATGGAACCATCCGCAATCTTCCAGAGGCGGAACGGGCCGGTGATATCGCCATACTGGTCGAAGCCAACCGGGCCGATCACGCCTTCATAGCGGATTTTCTCGCCCTTCTTGATCAGCTCCAGCGCCTTCTTGAATTCTTCCGGACCGGCATAAATCGGGGTCCCCTCGGTGCCAGTCACTTCAAAAATGGCATCACGGATCTTGTCAGCCTTGGCTTCGCCTGCCTTGGCAATAGCCAGACCGACGATCGCACCAGCATCATAGGAGCGGTCGGCAGCCGGAGCATCCGGAGCGATACCACCAGAGACGGCAGCGAAATTGTCATAGAAATATTTGGTCGAAGCAGTCTCGTCGGTGCCCGAAGAGGTGCCATAGGCTTCGTTGAGATACTGCGCACCGACTGCCTTGATGAAGTCGGAGGAGTTCATGCCATCATTGAGCAGGAATTTCTGCGGGCCACCATTGGAGATCCAGGCACGGGCGATGGTCGCTCCGTCAACCGGATAGCTGACGAGATAGAGCGCTTCCGGATCACCGGACAGGGCAGCAGTGGCTTCCGAGGAATAGTTGGCCTGCTTTTCGTTATAGGCGGTAACGGACGTGATTTCGCCGCCGAGTGCCTCGAAGGTGGAGGAGAATTCACGCATCATGTTGACGCCAAAGTCATTGTTGACGTGAATGATGGCCAGCTTCTTGAGGCCCTTGTCGATGGCATACTGCGCAGCAGCCGTTCCCTGCAGGGCATCAGAGGTGATGGTGCGGAAGAAATAGCCGCCCGTCTTGCCTTCCTTGCCCAACTGGGTGAGCGTCGGGGAAGAAGAAGCCGGAGAAACCTGAACCACCTTGGCAGGTGCCGTCACCGAGGTGAGGATCGGCAGGGAAACCGAGGAGATGATGCCACCGATGACGACCGGCACATGCTTGATGTTGACCAGCTGCGTTGCCTGATCGACGGCCACGTTGCCCTGGCTCTGGCTGTCACGGGTGTCGGCTTTCAGCGAACAGCCCAGCACACCGCCAGCATCGTTCATATCCTTGAAGGCCATTTCGACGGCCTTGGCACCAGCCTGGCCATAAACGCCAGCTGGTCCGGTCAATTCCATGACCATGCCAACTTCGACATCGCACGCCATGGCGGGCAGCATGGTGCCACCAAGACCCGCCAGAACGGCCAATGGTGCTAAACAGACTTTCTTCATTTCACGCTCCTGTAGGAAGGGCCCTCAAGGGCCGATTGGCGAAGGCTTCTGCCTATTCTTTGTTGAGATTGTATTTCATGATGGATCCGTGCCGCCCGAAACGGTCACGCTCCAATGTATAGACGTCGCCCTCAAGCGGGGTCGACTGATCGAGAATGGACTCGATCCGGGAAAGATCTTCCGGCGACAGCGTAACCGCGCCTATGCCCAGATTGGCATCGAGATGGCTACGGTTGCGTGCCCCTACGATGACGCCAGCCACATGGGGACGGGTCAGGACGGCCGCCGAAGCGATGGTCGAGATGTCGGTTTCATGCCGGTCGGCAATGCTGCGCAGCGTCTGCAACAGCGACTGGAACAGCTCCCAGCCACCGAAATCCTCGATGATCAGCTTGTATTTGGTCAGTGATCGGTTCTCCAGCTCACCCAGAGGTTCCGCCACGCCTAACCAGCGATCGGAGAGGAAACCACCGGCCACCGTGCCATAGCATAGAAAATGGAAATCATGCGCTGCAGCAAGCGAGGCCATGCGCTTCTCCGGGCGGCGGTCCAGCAGCGAATATTGCAGCTGGATTGTTGCCAGCGGCAACCCTTCGGCCTTCATTGTGGCGACGTGATCGCTATC
Proteins encoded:
- the paaZ gene encoding phenylacetic acid degradation bifunctional protein PaaZ gives rise to the protein MKDVTLSPRRLESYVAGAWRTGEGEGEPVANAATGAVHALISTEGLDLGGALEWGRAVGGPALRAMTIHQRALMLKALGLKLMDLKEEFYEESFATGATRADSWPDIEGGIGTMLTFASKARREFPNARVLTEGPVEVLSRDASFMGQHILSPMEGVAIHINAYNFPVWGMLEKIAPSLIAGMPCLVKPATQTAYLTELVVRRMLETGLLPDGALQIVTGDPRDLLDHVTEQDVVTFTGSATTGQRLKAKSSIIANSVRFTMEADSLNASVLGGDAGPGTPEFDLFVREVAREMTAKAGQKCTAIRRILVPRAHEAAVVDALKARLGQVPIGLPSDPSVRMGALVSLRDRETVRVRVRELMTEAEIVAGDPDSCALVSGDDVAGAFMAPVLLRCANPLSSEAVHGVEAFGPVATLMPYDAPEEAITLARKGRGSLVSSVFTDDAGLAAKMATGLASFHGRVMIGNRASAKSSTGHGSPLAPLVHGGPGRAGGGEEMGGMRGVKHFMQRSAIQGPPSMLSAVTGQWVEGAPAQQDIHPFRKSLADLRIGDQIVTARRDVTEADVEHFAHFTGDTFYAHMDSDAAKANPFFEDRVAHGYLIASFAAGLFVDPEPGPVLANYGVDNLRFMMPVYFGDSLGVRLTCKEINPRENADHGEVRWDCQVTNQRDEVVAQYDVLTMVAKTWPMTMSEAAE
- a CDS encoding Phenylacetic acid catabolic protein, with protein sequence MMNDADTMSIEDYLAGGGKLSSPDNVPPRYRAELLRLMSSFVDSELAGSAGFADAINWAPGISQRIAASRIVLEKAASAEKVLDLMEDFGTDKALYNRAHDWATRQPRDANVDPRRQGGDMRLSVFHAPLISWTDACVMNLLMGLATGIQLRELAQVSYIPLADEIRDIIPVEARHKELGRVGLVEICATEDGRSEATASVDYWFPRVADSFGAVGSGRFERLARMGLRHRSNKDQLEEWTQAAQAQLAALKIR
- the paaE gene encoding 1,2-phenylacetyl-CoA epoxidase subunit PaaE, with product MSRFTPLEVTDVRRETRDAVVLTLKPDPADAEAFAFTQGQYLTFRRMFGAEELRRSYSICSGVDDGCLKVGIKRVEGGAFSTWANEEVKVGDHIDAMPPMGRFFTPIDPAAAKTYLGFAAGSGITPVISIIKTILTREPQSTFTLVYANRQMHSIMFREELEDLKNIYLGRLSVIHILKSEGQEIDLFTGRIDDHKLDALFDLWIDAESVDTAFICGPEALMLTIAENLRKHGIADEQIKFELFASSQPGRAVKPAVSRETSVTGNSCAVSVTLDGATRSFTMPKDGNSILDAAVANDMDAPYSCKAGVCSTCRARVLEGEVEMAVNHALEDYEVRAGYVLSCQCVPVSDKVVLSYDE
- the paaD gene encoding 1,2-phenylacetyl-CoA epoxidase subunit PaaD codes for the protein MAATLNTSAVLPTVDVVWRWLAEVPDPEIPVVSVTELGIVRSVHYDGDTLVVAVTPTYSGCPATAVIDLAIEEKLRAKGTDKLRLERRLSPPWTSDWVTAEAREKLRAFGIAPPIDGTSASGVMAARARRMTGKGNLVVACPRCGSTHTERVSQFGSTPCKASWRCKDCLEPFDYFKCI
- the paaC gene encoding 1,2-phenylacetyl-CoA epoxidase subunit PaaC, producing the protein MNKTTVQAVSNPVEDAFVADAALAPAFFAWLCRMGDNALILGHRVSEWCGHAPALEEDIAMANTALDLIGHTQMWLGLAGEVEGKGRDADALAYLRDALQFRNLLLCELPNGDMGLTLMRQFLFDARHHLMLEWLTRSASPRVAEIAAKAVKESSYHLERSSDLVVRLGDGTEESHRRMQAAVEQLWPYVDEMFVTDAVDDAMAAAGIAPRPCDLRKEWDETVRSVFSEATLDVPGPAGFAQTGGNLGRHTEHLGYILAEMQFLQRAYPGASW
- the paaB gene encoding 1,2-phenylacetyl-CoA epoxidase subunit PaaB, whose translation is MSRKEWPLWEVFIRGQHGLNHRHVGSLHAPDAEMAIHHARDVYTRRKEGVSIWVVKSNDITASSPSEKGPLFDPAETKAYRHPTFFDIPDEVGHM
- the paaA gene encoding 1,2-phenylacetyl-CoA epoxidase subunit PaaA, giving the protein MYAQMVKSEGMKSRDEMSPEELAFQDRIDRGEKIEPKEWMPEGYRKTLIRQIGQHAHSEIVGQLPEGNWITRAPTLERKAILLAKVQDEAGHGLYLYSAAETLGVSRDDLMEKLHSGAMKYSSIFNYPTLNWADMGAVGWLVDGAAIMNQVPLQRTSYGPYSRAMIRICKEESFHQRQGYAIMMKMAAGTPAQKEMAQDALNRFWYPSLMMFGPSDAESVHSAQSMAWKIKINTNDELRQKFVDQTVPQAHYLGLSIPDENLKWNEEKGGYDFSEPDWSEFFEVIKGNGPCNRERLGARVKAWDDGEWFREGLYAHAEKAAHRRMVATTAAE
- the pcaF gene encoding 3-oxoadipyl-CoA thiolase, which codes for MSEAFVCDAVRTPIGRYGGALSEVRADDLAAVPLKALLERNPQMDWERVDDVILGCANQAGEDNRNVARMAVLLAGLPVEVPGTTVNRLCGSGMDAIGLAARTIRSGDGDILVAGGVESMSRAPFVVAKAISPFSRNAEMYDTTIGWRFKNAALHKVHGTHSMPETADNVAADYGISRADQDRFAAESQRRWDVAQKAGIFADEIVPVTIPRRKGDPIIIDTDEHPRPDTSVETLAKLRGVNGPELTVTAGNASGVNDGAAGVIVASETAAQANGLTPKARIVAMAAAGVPPRVMGIGPVPATRRVLERAGLSLDQMDVIELNEAFAAQSLAVLRELGLPEDGAHINANGGAIAMGHPLGMSGARLVLHSTYQLHRTGGRYALCTMCVGVGQGIAIILERV
- a CDS encoding LysE family translocator → MDFVVWLSFVAIATTNIVTPGPAILNTIRRATQLGLRKTIPTILGNALGLAVAGGFCAGGVATFVMASELLWTLFHWLGVGYLVWLGLKLIFVREELDLSGEARRGVPARQLFIEAFTLAVSNPKAVLFFVAIFPQVMDASRPVLPQAVILVSTFCAISIGSLFSYSTLASLLRGRFLTQRRYRVFRTVSGALLLGFAGKLAREVR
- a CDS encoding asparaginase; this encodes MAILLIHAGGTIGMVESDEGFSPAQGVVEDHVNQQVAEGLFPPMDIIRLDPLIDSANATPHDWHRIAITIAEKMEAYDGFIVAHGTDTLAYTAAALTFALEGLAKPVILTGAMLPIGVEGSDGPENLAASVSHVQKAPAGVWVQFAGRHLHGSRVRKSHSRQFDAFAADPGEYPPLRSGPAFRLHQPRPWNIVILAVAPGMSDNVARYAAETCDGIVLRCYGSGTVPHSEGLEKALATAWQRGCPVFAVSQCPEGGLALGTYAAGAVLKKYNVIDGRDITLEAAYAKLVFILSQEANFDRQRQMLQTPLAGEMHTAN